One Fusarium falciforme chromosome 14, complete sequence genomic region harbors:
- a CDS encoding Carrier domain-containing protein codes for MVPFKQSFLHLGGDSISAIQLMAVCRSSNLGISVGQIMQSKSIIELASHVVTTVEDVVHDQELENESFDLTPIQKVYFECMGAGSTHFNQSMLVRTGRAITSRELSTALDTIVKTHSMLRARFLQVNGSWSRRIIDNVAGSYTLRSHTNVDQDRLSSLIKKSQKCLNIVESPLFTDNIFEMEGANNQAVSFISYHLVVDVVSWNIILQDLEGVLSPASYNPIKPLSFQTWSHLQREQAQGTTLQNVFHDVPMPQQDLSHWGIQGMPNLQRDLTTETMEVAVDDSLLLLGPCHEAL; via the coding sequence ATGGTGCCATTCAAGCAGTCGTTCCTCCATCTGGGAGGCGATTCCATCTCTGCAATACAGTTGATGGCCGTCTGTCGGTCTTCCAACCTGGGTATCTCAGTTGGCCAAATCATGCAGAGCAAGTCAATCATCGAACTTGCATCTCATGTCGTCACCACCGTCGAAGACGTTGTGCATGACCAGGAGCTGGAGAATGAGTCTTTTGACTTGACACCCATTCAGAAAGTGTACTTTGAGTGTATGGGTGCTGGGTCTACTCATTTCAACCAGAGCATGCTTGTGAGAACCGGACGAGCAATCACTTCCCGAGAGCTGTCGACGGCTTTGGACACCATCGTCAAGACACACAGCATGCTTCGTGCTCGCTTCTTACAAGTCAATGGCAGCTGGTCTCGACGCATAATTGACAACGTCGCTGGCTCGTACACCCTTCGATCACATACGAACGTTGACCAAGATCGCCTCTCTTCATTGATCAAAAAGAGCCAGAAATGTCTGAACATTGTCGAGAGTCCTCTCTTCACCGACAACATTTTTGAGATGGAGGGAGCCAACAACCAAGCGGTTtcatttatctcttatcacCTCGTTGTCGACGTGGTTTCGTGGAATATTATTCTTCAAGATCTAGAGGGAGTCTTATCACCAGCCTCCTACAACCCTATCAAACCACTTTCATTCCAGACTTGGAGCCATCTACAACGCGAGCAAGCTCAGGGAACGACACTTCAGAATGTGTTCCATGATGTTCCGATGCCTCAACAAGATCTCTCTCACTGGGGAATACAAGGCATGCCGAACCTTCAACGCGACTTAACCACCGAAACTATGGAGGTTGCCGTCGATGACTCGCTTCTACTATTGGGTCCTTGCCACGAGGCCCTCTAA
- a CDS encoding MFS domain-containing protein, producing MFYQLRWFDPSLVPSEIARQAGYLTAAFAAAQCLTSMWWGHAADDPRLGRKRVLLIGLSGTAISALGMGFAKSLHTAFFFRCLAGALNGNVGVLRTMVSEIVVDKRHQTRAFLLLPMCFNVGVIIGPLLSGFLADPIHALSSLFGPGSFFGGVDGVRWMRSFPYALPNLFFAITLGAAALGIILGLDETHPQLRHQRDLGRVLGKSNMATIMRRKNSGYEYEAIQDDYLPTQTSHLLEDEIDGIPELEPEPKQKSSLRAILTRKVCLNMAQRFLQSPHVSSFNSMFFSLLPAPQADGHNFHLPFRFGGGLGLSSKKMGFANTIIGMIGIPLQLFIYPRLIGRLGVKNSYRYFLPLGIVAYVLVPYLVLLPASNSALVLTCLSAVLSMQVLSRTFVNPATVMLVNDCAPTPDTLGTVHGMAQSTSSAARIIGPTMGGAVLGWGLSNNFVGLPLWTLAVIALANWIVILGIEDVNMHH from the exons ATGTTCTACCAGCTGCGATGGTTCGACCCGAGCCTGGTCCCCTCTGAGATTGCCAGGCAAGCTGGTTACCTCACTGCTGCTTTTGCCGCTGCACAATGCCTCACGTCTATGTGGTGGGGGCATGCTGCTGACGACCCTCGACTTGGGCGCAAGCGTGTGTTGCTCATCGGACTCTCTGGTACGGCCATATCGGCCCTGGGGATGGGATTCGCAAAGTCTTTGCAcacggccttcttctttcggTGCTTGGCCGGTGCATTAAACGGGAATGTTGGTGTCCTAAGGACTATGGTATCTGAGATCGTTGTCGACAAGCG TCACCAAACTCGCGcctttctccttctccccaTGTGCTTCAACGTCGGTGTCATTATTGGGCCACTTCTAAGTGGTTTCCTCGCAGACCCGATTCATGCCTTGTCGAGCCTCTTCGGCCCAGGCTCCTTCTTTGGAGGCGTAGATGGTGTCCGGTGGATGAGGAGCTTTCCGTACGCCCTCCCCAACTTGTTCTTCGCCATCACACTTGGAGCAGCAGCACTTGGTATTATCTTGGGCCTCGATGAGACACATCCGCAACTGCGGCATCAGCGGGATCTCGGCCGCGTGCTAGGAAAGTCAAACATGGCTACCATCATGAGACGCAAGAATTCGGGCTACGAATATGAGGCTATCCAAGACGACTATTTGCCAACGCAAACCTCACATCTTCTGGAAGACGAAATCGACGGGATACCGGAGCTTGAGCCGGAGCCCAAACAAAAGTCGTCCCTCCGCGCCATATTGACCAGGAAGGTCTGCCTCAACATGGCGCAGCGCTTCCTACAGTCACCACACGTTTCATCATTCAACTCCATGTTCTTCAGTCTTCTTCCAGCACCCCAAGCGGACGGACACAATTTCCACCTCCCGTTCCGATTCGGTGGTGGTCTTGGGCTCTCGAGCAAGAAGATGGGATTCGCCAACACCATAATTGGCATGATCGGCATACCATTACAGTTGTTCATATATCCACGGCTCATTGGCCGCCTGGGCGTCAAGAACTCGTACCGCTACTTTCTACCGCTTGGAATCGTAGCGTATGTCCTGGTGCCCTACCTGGTTTTGCTGCCTGCGAGCAACTCGGCCCTTGTGTTGACGTGCCTATCAGCCGTGTTGTCAATGCAGGTCTTGTCTCGTACATTCGTCAACCCAGCGACTGTGATGCTGGTGAACGATTGTGCACCAACGCCAGATACTCTAGGAACTGTACACGGCATGGCTCAGAGTACGTCAAGCGCTGCCCGGATCATTGGACCGACGATGGGTGGCGCAGTTCTCGGCTGGGGACTGAGCAACAACTTCGTTGGGTTGCCGCTGTGGACGCTTGCTGTGATTGCATTGGCAAACTGGATCGTCATTCTGGGTATCGAGGACGTGAATATGCATCACTGA
- a CDS encoding uncharacterized protein (Expressed protein), whose amino-acid sequence MTDVAPVEDWSWECPQDPHPPSPPTPPPLPVMYQAPLSELSLQDLEDEAETKLAVTEELARHTRYSALAPHLRYSQFDVTIPIRDHLNGKTCPVVGINCKGARSMNHLKEHLLTQKHMEQALEREALNNPVAPTPEPTFRLVPTVSISFSAPTPVPSSDEPELDNVSGEEMELDDPETPTPPSSELPPLDKEREIPDSQESEPWSYRRDMVIPDSEDNEEDAL is encoded by the exons ATGACAGATGTCGCGCCTGTGGAAGATTGGAGCTGGGAATGCCCTCAAGACCCacaccctccttctcctccgacACCACCTCCTCTACCAGTGATGTACCAGGCTCCACTCTCAGAATTGTCGC TTCAAGATCTCGAAGACGAAGCTGAGACCAAGCTCGCCGTGACCGAGGAACTCGCCCGCCACACAAGATACTCAGCATTGGCTCCACATTTACGGTACTCCCAGTTTGACGTCACCATTCCCATAAGAGATCACTTGAATGGCAAGACGTGCCCCGTCGTGGGTATAAACTGCAAAGGGGCGAGGTCTATGAACCATTTGAAAGAACACCTTCTCACCCAGAAGCACATG GAGCAAGCTCTGGAGCGAGAGGCTCTCAATAACCCTGTGGCACCAACACCCGAACCAACCTTCCGGCTTGTCCCAACCGTGTCCATATCTTTCTCGGCGCCAACCCCCGTCCCGAGCTCAGATGAACCAGAACTGGATAATGTTTCTGGTGAAGAGATGGAGTTGGATGATCCAGAAACTCCCACACCACCCTCATCTGAGCTACCTCCGTTGGACAAGGAACGAGAAATTCCCGACTCGCAAGAGTCGGAGCCCTGGAGTTACCGACGGGATATGGTTATACCAGATTCTGAGGATAATGAAGAGGATGCgctatag